The stretch of DNA GCTTTATTCAAAGCCTTTCAAGTGAGTGATTCATTTGCAGAACTTCCAGGTGCTGTGGTAATTAAGacacattattttcattaaattttaaaaaattattaatattatttttgattgaaaaattgtaattgtcttattttttgaagaattCATTTCTTTGAGTTCTCTTAGATAAAACATTGCAGTCTATTATATTGtgaattaataactttttaaaagttcaatgtGGGTTTTAATTAATTCTAATCCAGAGGCAAAATTACCATTTTGAAAACAATTCTAACTATAGGAAAACTGCtacatagtttaaaaagaaaagaaaggaattctcAATTGGTGGAAAGGATATAACTACCAGACACTCAACCTGAATTGCAGTTTTCACTTTTGTACTTCCTGTGTGTCTGactttgggtaagtcacttaTTCTTATTAGGTTTCAAGGTCTTTATCTGCAGTATAAAGAAGTTGAACTAGAATAGTGATTCCCACATCTAGTTAATCATCAGAATCATTTGGGAACTAACTACCGTCCTTCtttcgtggttttttttttttttttttttttttttttttttttttttttaacacagagcctcactctgtcacccaagctggagtgcagtggtgcgatctcagctcactgcagcctctgcctcccaggctcaagcgattctcatgcctcagcctcctgagtagctgggattacaggcacgccccaccacgcctggctactgttttgtatttttaattgagatggagtttcaccttgttggccaggctgggctcaaactcctgacctcaagtgatccacctgcctcagcctcccaatgtgctgggattacaggcatgagctaacaCTCTTGgttgaaagaggtttaatcattGGCCTGGTCCAAGGAGGAGAGACaggaggaaacctcaaatccatcCCCTCAAGGAGTTTGGGTCTAGGGTTtcatcccttccttttttttctggtagCAACTTACTTTATTGAAATGAATGATACAAATATTGAAGGGAAAAACAGGTAGATGGTTTGGTACAGTCTATGGGAAGAATGAAGATAATCCAAAGATGTGTGTAGTACATTGGTGACCATGGAAAGTCAACCCCATGGCCATGAGTTCCCAGCCTCAAGCCTAGGATGGGCTTGTCAAAGAGATGCTCCACATGCCAGATTCTAAGGCCACTTCATGCAAGCTGCTTACACCTGCTCATTCACATAATGAGTCTCGAGAAAGTCACACAACCCAGGGTTGTTTCGTAATTTGGGTAATTTCAGTGGGCTATTTAGATAATTTCAGTAGAGacacaatactttaaaaaatgtaaacatactcCTTTGTACTGGGCTTACACTCCTAGTTTCATGGTCTGGTTTCCCGATGATCTGAAGATTAGGTCACCTTATTGGTTCTGCTGTTTTACAGTTTCTCAGCATGGTTCCTTTCCACATCATCCTACTGCTTCCATAGTGAGGTATGGAAAGTAGAGCTGTGGGAGATGAAGAGCTCCAGATTGATCCAGTCTCCAGGTCCTGGTGGTGGCTCCAGTGTTCTTacgaggaggaaaaaaggaaggtggAGACTGTGTGGTGGATGGTGGTATGAAGGCCTCCGCATGGAAAGCTTTatgtggcagggatggagggctGGCCTGGAATGGCTGACCACATTTATTATTAAGCTATATTTGCATGGCAACACAGTTAGAAATATTGTTACCTCCATTAAAAATgagagtaataatagtaatacaaaCCGCAATTTGTTAGGTGCCTACTAAATGCCaggtgctttacatgtattagtCCACTTAACAGTTACAACACCCTTATTCAAGTAGATGTCATTATCATGCTATTagccccatttgacagataagaaaactgaggcttttgAATGTATCTTAGGGTGCCTCCAGCAGTTCAAAATAATCAAACTCAAACCAGCTTAAACAATAATGAAATGCATTTTTGTACAAAATAGAATGCCCAGAAGTAGGCAAACCTTCAATATTGATGGATTTACTGGCCCAATAGTGCCATCAGGGAAGCAGGTTCTCTCTGATGTGCCATTTATCAATTCATCTGTGGCTTGTTCTCCCCATGGACATAAGGTGGCTGCCACCAGAAACTGGGCTGCCAttcttatttacttatatttgacATGCATGAGAGAGAACCTTCTCCCCAGTGCGTGGATCATGTGTACTTCCTGTGCTGGGTACTGCCTGTTGTATTTCAGCTTCATTCTTGCCCTTCTCTCCTCTCGACCATTTTGCTGAGAGCCTAGCACCCAGCTTCCCATTAGATAATGTCATAATGGGAGGCACTGCCAGGAGGTTGGAAgatgagaggaagggagaagactTCTTTgtttcctggcttctggtggtgtCTTGGGAGGTGGCTGGTGAGCCCAGTCCTTGGATCCAGTTGGGAGATTTGACTTCTCCACTGGCAGCAGCAGCCATAGACACTGTGGGGGCTTTCCTGACACAGTGATCTTGGGCTCTGTGTAATCCCATTTTCCCCTTTGCTTCTCTAGTCCAGGAGAGCTACAATCTTGTGGTAAACTTACTGTCTCCTTTTTACTCCTTCTACCATTCAACAGCCTTGTAGCTAATTTTACTAGTTTAAACAGTATTAAATTCCCCTACTTTAGATACTTAtagtggttttgttttctgtgttagaCACTGTAATACTTCAATTAGATTAGATCAATTTACATCAGATGTGCCCtcctggacaaaaaaaaaaaatcttcatattcCCTGAATGCAATTTAGACCATTCTGGACCCACTTCCCTGGAACGGTTTCGTCTAAGTCACATGGAATGCATGGAGAAGAGGCAGATACCTAAATAAAGTCTTGTTGCCACTTGCAGCACTACAGTATATGGTGTAGTACAAGGTCGAGTATCTAGAGCTGGGACTGGAACCCAAGTGTGTTTGCTGCCAGTCTATGCCACAGTGTCTACCTGCACATGTCTGGAAGGCGGATTGGGTCACGAGGTCTGGTAGCGCAAGCCCTAGGTGTTGAGGTGGTTAGATCTCACAAGCTGGCGTTTCACTAAGGATGTAGGAGTTACAGACAAAATCTACTTTTATTAATTCCCTCCCCCCCTCTGGACTGCCCAATTtttgtcttgtgtgtgtgtgcaagctcAACGCTCTTCATCATCAACTCGTGCAGGAGCTTGCAGACCTGTCATCAGCAGCAACAGTTTCTCCACTGCCATTAAAGTTACGCTGAACAAAAGATACATTGCTCGATAATGCTCAGATTCTTTATTTTGCTACATGACATAGTATTGATCAAGTCCAGGGTTGGCCACAGTCACATCGACTTTTTTCAGTGTTCCTGCTAATTTACTGCAGAATCAAAACTGAAGATATAGCATTTGGCTGCAATTACAATCTgtcacttaatatttttcttttccaatattgAACAGACTTAGTGTATCTTCTGCTGTGTTTAAAGACATTCTAAATCAAGGACAGAATCCAGagtatttttcacagaactattcTTAGTGGTGAATTCTGGATTTCAAGGGCTACCCACATAAGACTATCTCCCACATACCCCTCCAACAAATTTCTtcattagatttcttttctttgtcttccctccctccctttctccttttctccctctctcccttcctcccacccttccttacttccttctcACTAGAATTCCTAAGTGGTTACATGAAATTTAAATAGCTTATCACATAAGTTTTACTTATTTCCTGAAGAGCATCTCATTGTATATGCACTGTATAACTGCTGAAGTCATTCATTTGAGGGTGGGATCTGGGAAGAGGTGAAGGTGTAAAGAGCAAATCCTATCACGGGGTGTTACAGTAACAGCTGATGAACTTTATACAACACCCTCAGGCAGAACAATTCACTTTTCTGTTCTCCCATGGCAGCGAACATTCTCTTAGACTTTCTAATTCTGATCTAGAGGGTTGTAGGGGTGATAAAGAGTATAAACAAGGAGCAATTTCAAAGAGGCCCAGTTTGTATCTCCTCCACAGAAATGAACATGGTGGTGTTTTTATGTACGGGGCAGAAGCAAGGGAGATGAGGTGCCACAGAGGCGTGAATAGTATGGCTGGGATATTTCTGGGCCATTGGAGTCACCAAGATCATTGGGGCTGATTCAGGTCCTAACTAGCCAGGACAGTGTCCTAGGGCCCAGAAGCTTCCAAGGCGTATGGACCTCAACTCCAGCACATGCATGGGTGCTTTAAGGTGATCCCATCTAAGCAAAAATCATCTATGGGTCACTCAATTCTTATGGCCTGCAGCACCAGGGAAGGTGTGCCGTTACTTAAGAACCTGTCTTACTAGCCAGGTTAACAACACATCTCAAGTCCAGAGCATGTTGCaaaacatttctttgttttttggaggGGTTCATGTCAGGCCAAGTTGAGTCAGCCTTAGACAGGTGCCTggaaatctctttttctcttgtctcCCACTCTTATCCTGCCCTTCTCCTGGGGAAGCTGCTTCCATCCTCCAGGTGCCCACAACAGGTAAGTCCGGGTAGGATTGTGACAGTAGATTTTTACAGCCCTTTCTGGGTGTCTTCTTAGGTGTTTAGACACTTTAGAGAAGCACATTTACAAGACACATATCTATGATGCTTGTTATGATCAAATACCTGCTTCCTATAAGAGGTGAGAGTGGGGAGGAACAAGgtgggaaaagggaaggggaacCCTCATCTTGCCCATGTCATAGAGGTCCCTAGGCTAAGACCTTGGGCAGCTCCGGGGCAACATCTAGTTGTTTTGAGACCCACAGGGAGGATACTGAGAAGATGAAAGATGCATGAAGTCTAACTCTGAGTGGGGGATGAGGCACGATGTTAGTGGGAGTGTATGTGTGGTCCACACTGTGGGCAGTTGTATGTGATTGTAGTGACACAGCTCCCTCCACCTACCCATTTGTGCATCTTTTAGTTGCTGGAAGCAGCTATGCTCTTATCTATAGTGAGTAtcctttctgctttttaaaatgcttggGTTTTCTTTCTATGAATTTCCATTAATGTGCATCTTTAGGAAGAGAAAGATTCTGCTTTATTCATATGGAGTCATTTGTACAATATAAACTGAAGTTCAGAGCCTTTTATGAGGTACATAAATATGACCAGAGGCTGAAAAACATTGGGAGCATCCACTAAATGTAATATGTTATTTTTCGTGGcagcaatattattttaaatacaaattctaTGGAGAGTGAATATAAGAATTTATTAGTTAACACCTATAAATCCATTTAAGCTGCTCAGATAAATGGATAATCTAAATAGTTATGGTTAGAAAGGCTGACATGGGTTTGAGCTTGGCAACATAAAACCTTCATCCGTTGGCCTTTTCCCACAGCATTCTGCAGGCAAACACTGGCTCATTTGAAGTTCTGACCTTCAAGATTTCAAAAGCAGGAGCTGAGATGCAGAAGGCGTATGTCTcttgaaatgtgtttctttttagtCTGacgctcaaaagaaaaaatatggtgATTAATTTGATGGTCATGCACGCAAAAGTATACTTTTCCCTGTGAGGCAGTACAATCATGAGGGTTGGGAgtgcaggctctggagccagacttcctgggttcacatcccTCTCCTGACACTTGCCAGCTGTGTGGTCTTCAgcaggtcacttaacctctccatgCTTCAATTTTCATCCTTCGATAGCTTGGATATCTGGATGGCAGTGTGCCAAATCACATGCCTTTCCTACCAAACACCTTGTTAATTAAGAGTGCTTAACATGTGCGAAGTACTTAAGCAATGCTTTCTTAATTGGTCAGCATTCTCTTTTGAAAACTGGCGCTAACCACTCTGCCTCGCAGCAAGATTTCCTGGAAAGCCATTGGAAGGTTACGGAATGGAAATAAAGCAGGAGGGCCCAGTCGGGGCCAGGAGTTGAGGATGCTGTCGAGGCAAGCAGCAGTAGCCATGCCTAGGTCACTCTTGGGACTGTTGAGGCGCTCAGATTGCCTGTGCAACGGGGATGCATCTGACTTCCGAACATTCCTTCTGTTCTGTCAACTCCCAAGATTCAGAGTCCTGGAGACAAGGATATTTAGCTAAGTTTCTGGCATAGCTCTTCCTGTCCTCCTCCCCACACTGTATCAGGAGTGGGTAAAAGATATATCTGATCCCCTTGGTTTCCGTAACAGGAGGTGGCAAGGGAAAGTAGGCACTGGGATCTGTCTTCTTGCCAAGATTACATAAAATGGAGAATTCCATCCGTAGGAACATGTGGTGCTTAGAGTGGAGGTGTGTGGATTCTGggcagtcaaaaaaaaaaaatcacaaatcttTGCTAAACTTGTATAAGACTTCAAATCTCTCTCAATAGCCCCACGAGCAGTGTTGTGCTGGTTAATGTAACAACTGCCTCCCTGgtcctgatttgtagcatttgtccATTTTCTCAAGGCAAACCCACTCATCATGgctaatttcaagctaccaacatgacAGCACTGAACACAGCTGGGAAGAGATGCGCAGTAACATACCACTATGCAGCATCTTCACCACACAGCTACAACAGATGTGAATAACCTCAAGTGCATAGACAGCAGTGAAATGTAGTActgaggttggtgcaaaagcaatcacggtttttgcttttaatggcaaaaaccgtgaTTGcctttgtaccaacctaataaaataattagaaagtgatGAGTTTGGAGTATTAATTACCTTTGTTGTCAACATAATTGTAGgtttatataatttaacttttaataatagctggaatttaaaaatttgtttacaaAATTTAACAGTCGGCTCCTGTGAGTCATTATGAGCCAGCTCCAGCATACCACTGCCTATGAAGTGGATCAATATAATGTAactgagagagagacaaagagaaaatgaaagaaagattctCACTTACACACTAAGATGCTTGATGGAGAGGCCTAGGACCTGGAAATTTTGTACAGTAGCTTGTAGCATTGGGGGCCCTTCGTAATAGAATAATAACAGTATCTGACATTTATATagcaaaacacatttttatttaacatttgctcatttttgaGCCTCACAACAAATCCAAGGGAAAGAGAAGCAAGGCATGTTACAGATGAGGGGACTGAGAGTCACTGAGCAAAAGTGACCCCTGACAGGTAGAGCTGACACTAGTATCCGGTCCATGAGACTGGCAGTTCACAGACTGTTTTCATACCACCCTGTCTCTTTGAACCGCTGTCATCCCTGGAGCAGCCACTTATTACAACCTGGGATGTTGTCAGGCCTCATCCCCAGAATTCAGTCCAGGAGGCAATTCCGCATCttcataaataaagaataaaataaagttaggCCTACAAATGGGCAATGATAACTGGCTGTATTAATAGCTGTCATAGCCGACTCCAAGATGAGCCCCAGTGATCCTTACACCTTGGCGTTCGTGTCCTTGGACTCCTACCCTGAATAGGGCTGACCTGTGTGACCAGTAGGATATTGCAGAAGTGATGGCACGTGACTTCTGAAGCTGGCGGTAAAgagcactgcagcctctgctttgttttccttcatcACTTGTTCTGGGGGAATCCCGCAGCTGTGTTGGAAGCACCCATGGAAGGGAACTGAGGCCTCCCACCAACAACCAGCCGTACCTGGCAAGCAGTGAGTGAGCCACCCTGGAAGTGGATCCTCCACCTCCACACAAGCATTCAGCTGAAGGCAGACCTGGCTGACATCCGAACGGAGCCTCATGAGTAACCCCACACCAGAATCACCCAGCCAGTGCTCCCACATTTcggacccacagaaactgtgagagatGATCAATGTTTATGTTGTTCGAAGCCACTaaatttgggggtaatttgttcTGCAGTAATAGATACACTGAACAGCTTTCAAAGCTGCGCGATATGGGCTTTGGGTCACGTCAACCAGATACAGAAAGGCTTTAGGGACTCAAGAAACACTTTGAGTAAACTTGTTTCCCTCTTTTCACCAAATAAACTGAATTTGAGGCCAATATTTGAAAGCTTTGTGCTATATAACTTCTGAAATACTTTGTATTCTTAATGCGTTTCCAAATGACCTGTTGTCCAGAGAAAAGTACACTCAACACTGAATGCATCTGCTACTCGGAAAAGCAAGACAGCTCGAACTGGAATTCACTCAGACATCTCATAGCAGGAAATCATCTCATAGCCTTTCAGACCCCATCTTCACTGTCACCTTTCATTCTTTTGGGTCTCTGGGCCATGACATGCCCTGTCCTTTCGGAAAGCGTAACGGAGGGATATAACGAAATAAATTAATTGGGAAGGCAGGGGGCTAGGGACCCTACTGGATGTTGGGGGTGGAACTTTTAAATCATTTGCAAAACACCAGTCCCGACCTCCCCTGGGAGACTGAGCTGTTACCTCTTCTGGCGGCCCTGCCCGCGGAAGTTCGCTCCTAGGGAAGTCGCTCGCGTCCTCAAGAGCACCTGAGAGGATCTCGGCGAAGCGGAAGGCTCTGGTGCCAGCTGGGAGAGTCTGCGCCGGATTTCCTCAGCTCCTTGGCGCGTTTCCTCGGAGCCGGGGGAGGCAAAGCACGGACCCCGGAGTCGGCGCCCATAGCCGGACGCCCTCGCGAGGGGCGGGAGTGCGGGGAGGTGGGTGTGCGGGCGGCGCGCTCGCCCTCCAGCTGCAGCCCGCGCCGAGCGCGCAGGGCCAGCGAGCGCCGGCGCCTCCAGCATGGAGTGGGAACTCAACTTGCTGCTCTACCTGGCGctcttcttcttcctgcttttcttACTTTTCCTCCTGCTCTTCGTGGTCATCAAGCAGCTGAAGAACTCCGTGGCCAACACGGCCGGGGCGCTCCAGCCCGGGCGCCTCTCGGTGCACCGCGAGCCTTGGGGCTTCTCCCGAGAGCAAGCGGTGTGACCCGAGTGCGGGCACTGGCGGGAGGGCACCGAGCTGCGCGGGCGCTGAGCTGGGTCTCCGCCTCGATTCTCCGTCCTCGCGGCCTCCCAGCTTCCAGGTGCGGGGCTCGGCGACTCTGACGGGTCCGTTCCGGCGTGAGGCGCAGGGACCCGCTTCTCCGCTCCTGTGGGAGGCCCGGGGCTTGCAGCGCCCTCGGGTGCCAGGGACGGTGGGTGTATGGGGTCTGGGCTGGCGATGTGCTCTTCGGAAGGGACCCTAAGCTGTTACAGGGCTGGGAGAGATGGCGAAAAGAGAATTCGCCCTTTGGAGCCGGAATGACTTTGACCAACTGCAAGCTCTTTTCTGTCCAGCTGCATTTTAGTTATACCCAAGGAGTGGAAAAGTAAATTATTCGGATAATGCAGTTTAGCCACTTTCGAACAAAATCGAATATCCTGAATATCCACATTTTTGAGAAAGACTGTGTGGGCTTTGGGACGGGTGGCAGGAGGAAACAGGGCGCActtgaagtattttaaatattgctttaaatatttttgcgCTTTGCGAGATGGTAAATGGGGTTCGTCTGGTGGTGCTGGGGTGGGGCGTGGGGGAGAGAAGATTCAGTCGCCCATTTGGAGGGAGGAATCCCTTCCTCCCGGTGATCCTTACTCATATCCTAGCCACCAACCACGGTTAGTGCCTGCGGATTGCCGTGCAGGGTAGGTTTCCAATCTGGGACAGCGGATGGTGAACGTTACACTGAGAGTCATTTGGAAGATGCCTTAGGGTTGGCCGGTACGTGACATTTTGGGTGATGGCATGGAGGGCCGGCTAAAAGAGGTACTGTTTGCATAGTGTAGGGAAACAGGAAAAAGGACGGAGAGGCGGGTCTGTGGTTTCAGGTTAAATTACTAGAGCTTTTGCAGAAGACGGGCGGGCAGGAGCAAACTCGAGTACCAGTATGCCCTAAGTACCCTCTCGCTAATGTTAGCTTGGGAAATATCTTCATCCTTCAGTAGCTTTTCCCTAGATTTATGTCGTCTCTCTTTCTAGAGCCGAGCTGCTGCCCTTGACTGGTTCACAGAGGACCACAGCTGCAGTGACAGTTTGGGCCTGCAAAAAGACCGCTGGAACAACGGGAGATGGAAGCTTTCTGCAAATGGTAAGTTGGGATGACGCATGGTTTCACGATGGCCTTAGTTATGACTAAACTTCTAAAGATCCAGGGCCTAAAAACATGTTGGTTCAGGATGGGGGAAATGGGTACAAGGAAGGAAAGGGCACTCTCCCACTCAAATCTGGTGAGCTTCTACCAGGTCCACAAAGCCAAACTGACTCCTAACTCACTGCAAGAATCAGTGTCTTAGTAGAGGATTGTGGAAATTTGAATGCGATGTCAGGAGTGTTTGCACTTTTAATAATCATTCGGCTCTTTTGAAAAACAGTGCGGGGGTTCATGGGGTGAAATATGTGATGCAGATATACTCAATCTTCAGTAAGGGAAGATTTGGGTTTAGTCATGTCAGTGTGGGATAAGCTAAGTCATAACTATAGTATTGAAAATACTAATTTTAGACACAAAGACCATATAGAGAagctaaaaacaatgaaatactaaaGTCTGCCTAAGTTGATAATATAAAAGTGAAGTGTAAGACAATTATTTTAATGCTTCAAAGGAAAAATAGTCTCAGGTGAATAATTTTGGCCCAAGACATCAGATAATTTCCGACTTTCTATTTCACTCTCCCCAAATAGGCCTGTTCTTAATGAAGTTAGTGGTTTACTCTAATTATTATGGTATGAGCAAATTCTCACCTCTTTGTCAGAGTTATGGTAAGACTTGATTTGAATTCCCAGTTTGAATTCCCTGAATTAACTGCAGTGATTCTGTATTGTGCTTTGAACAATAGTTCTCTAATTGGTTGATATCTCTGCAGTGGCATTTAGTTAAAGGGTTGTATGGTTAATATGGACATTGAAGATGAGTGTGGGAGTAATTAATTAGCAATTATAGTTGTTTGTAAGGATTGAAAACAATCATTTCACACTTTAGAATAACCagaatggaaattattttaaccACATGCTTGGCTTCTTGAGTTTGCAATCCTTTAATCTTCCTAGCAGCACCACTGGTATCCATGAGTTTAACCTGCCCATCATTCTTCCTAGACAAGAGACTATTGAAAAGTCAGGGTGAGTAGTTTATTACCATCTCAGTATTAATCCAATCTCTCAGCTGGTTCTACTGACTCAGGTTCCTAAGAAAACAGAGGTGCCTTTCTATCTTGTATCCAGGGCCATTTTATTAACTCCTTGTAATCAAATTCATTAATGACCAAGTTCCCATTTATCCAGGCCACAATGAATATTTATTCCTATTACTCAACCTCTGCTTGGAACTTGACTCTAAGCTCTGGGAATTAAGGTAACTCACATTTGCTCTTAGATCTTGCTGCTGTTGATCTCCTGCCCTGCGCTTGCTTTGTTAGAGACTCTGCTTTTGAAACTTTGACACCTGTAGATGAGCTGtcttttgctatttatttatttatttattcaatcatcaTTTTTCCAAGACCTGACATAGACTGATCTCCCAAATTAGAACTACTTTCAAACTCACAATTTTGGCCACCTTTATGCGTTTATGGCTTAGATCAAATACTCTGACACCCACGATGGTCTAGGTTCCAGGATTCTACATGTTGGCTACTCCATCCCCTGACCATCCCCGTTCTGAAAATCACTATGTGccaaatctatttttaaagacTGTATAAATATGAGCTAGGCATTAAAGCACTTGAAAAgtcaagaacatttaaaataactgcttattatataaatgtaactTGATTATAGAAGAttcctatgttttattttcaataaaaaggtTTTTAGTGATTCTTCGGCAATGTTAGAAGGTGACTTGAATTTCTTACATTATAAGGAAATGAGTCATAATTCTATtatgtaatatttgtattttatttcaaatgttattATTTCATCATTGTTTCTAAATTTCAGGTGTTCATAATGGCTTCAGATCTTATCAGGACAATCTTGGTTGTTGCACTAATTTCCAAACTTGTAAGTGCAATGGATCTGCAGTTCTACTTGGCAAGACAACCATTTTAAGTTGAATGAGAATGACATCACACTCACACCTGCAAAATCTAAAATGTCTAATAAAGTAGATTCCTATGTCTGAACTTCAATTTTAGGGCACAGCTGTAGATGCAGAACTGATGCCATCTGGTGCGATTCTacagaataagagagaaaatttACCCAGAGTGTGCCATGCACTGGCTTTTCTGGGAATGGCAAGGTGCCAGGATTTGTTTTTGGTTCGCTTGCAGGGGTGGAAACTTGGAACTAGGTgagtaaaaaatatgaaatactctatttttagtttgacATTCTATATTTCCAATTTTGTCTATAGTTTCAAAATCAGTGCAATAgagttaaattttaaatgacCGAAATTTCAAAGTTTATAAATGGTTAAACTGTTTAGAATAGCgggaaatgtttgttttttttctaagtcaCACTTACTAATCTAGAGACTGTTAGAATACTAAAGATACTAATGTAATGCATAAGGTATCTACACAGTGCtgtactttgtttttaatttttacagctACTGTGAGATATTTGTGCATATTTAAGCTAAATCCACAATTAAAACTCTAGGATCATTAGAATGTCACTGTCAGATGTCTGTGTCACATACAAGGGAAGGTTAAGAATTGAGTTGTAAATATttgatgtagttttttttttgtttgcttgaatcagtgaaataaatttctcagtcctccactttttattttgtctacacaaaataaataatgttatgGGTTAATAATGATCTGATTAAGTATCTGAGTCATGAGCATCTTCCCATACAGGAAGCTGGA from Nomascus leucogenys isolate Asia chromosome 7b, Asia_NLE_v1, whole genome shotgun sequence encodes:
- the TMEM155 gene encoding protein TMEM155 isoform X1, giving the protein MVFIMASDLIRTILVVALISKLGTAVDAELMPSGAILQNKRENLPRVCHALAFLGMARCQDLFLVRLQGWKLGTRFQDGPHSSPQEEGGSPQRKWGMPVQIHFLLKSFLSSPITLAFISLARTVSLATAICKIV
- the TMEM155 gene encoding protein TMEM155 isoform X3; the protein is MASDLIRTILVVALISKLGTAVDAELMPSGAILQNKRENLPRVCHALAFLGMARCQDLFLVRLQGWKLGTRFQDGPHSSPQEEGGSPQRKWGMPVQIHFLLKSFLSSPITLAFISLARTVSLATAICKIV